One genomic region from Acidobacteriota bacterium encodes:
- a CDS encoding amidohydrolase family protein codes for MSYNRVAMIDRRRALLFAALTLVFLSGVPAQSDGQTLQQGPFKRLAIRGAMIVDGTGGPPYGPADVVVEGDRITQIRIAGHPLGRIDEAGRPARGDHEIDARGMYLLPGLIDSHVHIPGPASKRTGLGPEYYYYLNLAHGITAVVDVVSSDGLKWTVDLSGKVRNNEVIAPRVFPYARLSTDGYPVGFDFAGPITTPERGREWVRAVTKAGAVGLKLRGNPPKVTAAILEEARQLGLKTTMHLEQRGAGRLNIVEAARMGLGRQDHWYGLAESMLAERSIPHWEPDYVYNNEQDRWRDAGRTWQQAVEPGSPEWNKVMDELLGLDFTLAPTQFFYDYLRDTAARRRADWHDEFSSPGLLAGWELQIGNHPGILDWKTEDEANWYHFFYKWQRFLKEYNRRGGRIVAGSDSGSGYGLYGFGLIRELELLQQAGLNTTEVIRSATLYGAEFLGVDNDLGSVEVGKIADLFLVDQNPLVNLKVLYGTGHLRYSAEKGRTERVGGVKYTIRGGVVFDAVQMREQIKRMVRDVKRGPASKTAQN; via the coding sequence ATGTCATACAACCGCGTTGCGATGATCGATAGACGCCGCGCCCTGCTGTTCGCTGCGCTCACGCTGGTCTTTCTGAGCGGAGTGCCCGCGCAATCCGACGGACAGACGCTGCAACAGGGTCCGTTCAAACGACTGGCGATCCGCGGCGCGATGATCGTCGACGGCACCGGCGGTCCTCCCTATGGTCCGGCGGACGTCGTCGTGGAAGGCGATCGCATCACGCAGATCAGGATCGCGGGACATCCCCTGGGCAGGATCGACGAAGCGGGCCGCCCGGCGCGAGGCGATCACGAGATCGACGCGCGCGGCATGTATCTGCTCCCGGGTCTGATCGACTCGCACGTCCACATTCCCGGACCGGCCTCGAAGCGGACCGGCCTCGGCCCCGAGTACTACTACTACCTGAACCTCGCTCACGGGATTACGGCGGTCGTGGACGTCGTGAGCAGCGACGGGCTGAAATGGACCGTCGATCTCAGTGGCAAGGTACGCAACAACGAAGTCATCGCTCCGCGGGTGTTTCCCTACGCGCGGCTGTCAACGGACGGCTACCCGGTAGGTTTCGATTTCGCGGGTCCGATCACGACGCCGGAGCGAGGCCGCGAGTGGGTCCGGGCGGTCACGAAGGCCGGCGCCGTGGGGCTGAAGCTGAGAGGCAATCCACCGAAGGTGACGGCGGCGATCCTCGAGGAGGCGCGCCAGCTCGGGCTGAAGACCACCATGCACCTCGAGCAGCGGGGCGCCGGGCGCCTCAACATCGTGGAGGCTGCGCGCATGGGCCTGGGGCGCCAGGACCACTGGTACGGGCTGGCGGAATCGATGCTCGCCGAACGGAGCATCCCCCATTGGGAGCCGGACTACGTGTACAACAACGAGCAGGACCGCTGGCGTGATGCGGGCCGCACGTGGCAGCAGGCCGTCGAGCCGGGTTCACCGGAATGGAACAAGGTGATGGATGAACTCCTCGGGCTGGACTTCACGCTCGCCCCCACACAGTTCTTTTACGACTACTTGCGGGACACCGCGGCGCGGCGGCGGGCGGACTGGCACGATGAGTTCTCCTCTCCCGGCCTCCTGGCGGGCTGGGAGCTGCAGATCGGCAACCATCCCGGGATCCTCGACTGGAAGACGGAGGACGAGGCGAACTGGTATCACTTCTTCTACAAGTGGCAACGGTTCCTGAAGGAATACAACCGCCGTGGCGGCCGGATTGTCGCGGGGTCCGACTCGGGAAGCGGCTACGGCCTCTACGGCTTCGGCCTGATCCGGGAACTGGAGCTGCTCCAGCAGGCGGGGCTGAACACCACGGAGGTCATTCGCTCGGCCACGCTCTATGGCGCCGAGTTCCTCGGCGTCGACAACGACCTCGGCAGCGTGGAGGTTGGCAAGATCGCGGACCTGTTCCTGGTCGATCAGAACCCGCTCGTCAACCTGAAGGTCCTCTATGGGACGGGGCACCTCCGCTACAGCGCGGAGAAGGGGCGGACCGAGCGCGTGGGCGGCGTCAAGTACACGATCCGGGGTGGCGTGGTATTCGACGCGGTGCAGATGCGCGAGCAGATCAAGCGGATGGTCCGGGACGTCAAGCGCGGCCCGGCGTCGAAAACGGCTCAGAACTGA